The Prosthecomicrobium sp. N25 nucleotide sequence CCGAGATGCCGGCCTTCAGCAGCGGCTCGAAATTCTCTTTCAGGTAGATGTCCTCGCCGGTGCAGATCGGAACCGAGGTCGCCTCCTGCAGCTGCCGATAGTGCTCCGTGTATTGCCAGGGGATCACGTCCTCCAGCCAGGCCGGAACGTACTTCTCGATGCGCCGGGCGAGGCGGATCCCGTTCTGCAGCGAGATGTGGCCGACGTGGTCGATGGCGAGCGGGATCTCCGGCCCGATCACGTCCCGCACCTCGGCGATGTACTGCTCCAGGTAGTCGAGCCCCTTTTCGGTGAAGTGCAGGCCCGTGAAGGGATGGCGCACGTTCTGGGCGTCGTAGGCGGCGTTCCGACGTTGCCGCTCCTCCATCGTGCGGGCCCGCGCCTGGGCGTCTCGCGACCGAAGGCCTTCGAGCGTCCCGGCGGGCGCCACGACAGCGCCGGGCAGATGGGCAATCTGCATCAGGCCCAGGTCCATCTTGAGGAAGGTGAAGCCGAGGTCCATGCGCGCCTTGAGGCGCTTGCCGGTCTCCGTGCCGCTCGGCTTCTCCGCGTCCGTGTCGCAGTAGATGCGCACCTTGTCCCGGAACCGGCCGCCGAGCATCTGATAGATCGGCACGCCATAGGCCTTGCCGGCAAGGTCCCACAGGGCGATCTCGACGGCCGACACGCCGCCGCCCTGGCGTCCATGCCCGCCGAACTGCTTGATGCGGCGGAACAGGCGGTCGATGTCGCAGGGGTTCTCGCCCAGAAGCCGGCTCTTGAGCATCAACGCGTATGTGGCACTCGCGCCGTCACGCACCTCGCCGAGCCCGACGAGGCCCTGGTTGGTGTAGATCTTGACCAGCGCCGACCTGAACGGTGCCCCCTCGATCTCGGCCACCCGCATGTCGGTGATCCGAAGCTGTGAGGGGCGGGAGGATGTGTTGACCCGACCGAGCGCCTCCTCGGCGCCTGCGATTCCCGTCATGCCGGCAGTCCTCCCTGTGGCGGGTCTGGCGCCCGCATATTCTGATGGGTGCTAGAATAGGCTGCGTAACCGCTACCAGTTGGCAATCCGTCCGTCCCACAGGACGGATGCGGTGGCGGGGATCTCCTCCTGCTGGAAGGGATGCTTGGCCGCGGCGACCTCGTCGATCTCGATGCCGAGGCCCGGCGCCTCCGGGACCGCCCAGCACCGGTCCTCGAGCCGCATCGGGTTGACCGCGCAGATCTCCTCGAACCACGGCACGATCCCGACCGCTTCCTCCTGGATGACGAAGTTGGTCGTGGCCACGTCGAAGTTCAGGGCCACGGCGCCGGCCACCGGGCCCATGGGGTTGTGAGGGCAGACGCCCATATGCGCGGCCTCGGCGATGGCGGCGATCTTGCGTCCGCCCGAGATGCCGCCGCAATGCGCGAGGTCCGGCTGTATGTAGGCGACGGCACGGGCCTCGGCGATGTCGGCGAATTCCCGCGGGGTGAACAGCCGTTCGCCCGTCGCCAGCGGGCAGTCGACCCGGCGCGCGATGTCCGCCATGGCCCGCGCGTCACCGGGCTGGATGACCTCTTCGCAGAAGAGCGGCTTGATCGGCGCGATGGCGTTCACATAGGCGATCGCCGCGTCGAGCGAGTCGGGGCGGCCGTGAAAGTCCACCATGATGTCGACGGCCTCGCCCACGCGCTCGCGCACCGCCAGGGCTAGATTTTCCGTATGCCGCACCGCCTTGATGGGAGCGTCGTAGCCGTTATAGGGCACGAAGCCGAGCTTGATGGCGTCGTAGCCCATCTCGACCGTCCGCTGCACGGCGTCGCAATAGGCGGAGATGTCGGCGTTGGGCACCTGGAAGCCCACCGCCCCGCGCCCCAGGTGGGTGTAGACGCGCACCTTGTCGCGAACCTTGCCGCCGAGCAGTTGCCAGACCGGAACGCCCAGGTCCTTGCCCTTGATGTCCCACAGGGCCTGCTCGATGCCGGACAAGGCGGTCATGCCGATCGAGCCGAGGGGCCAGAAGCTGAAGCGGGCCATCCGGTTGGACAGATGCTCGATCCGCAGGGGATCCTCGCCGACCACGAAAGGCGCGAGATCCTCGATGGCGCCCTTCACGGCCCGGGTTTTCCACTCGAGCGTGGCCTCCCCCCAGCCGTGCAGGCCGGGTTGGTCGGTCAGCACCTTCACGAAGATCCAGTTGCGATGGATCGCGTTCACGACGACCGTCTCTATGCCGGTGATCTTCACGGGAGGCTCCAGGATTTCGGTTGCGTGCAGGCTGGGTTCGACAGGCGCCTCCAGCGGCCACGCATCGCGCGGCCGCCGGATCACTCACTCGACGACGTGGGCCTCGAGATACGCACGGTTCATCGTGATGCCGAGGCCCGGAGCAGGATTGAGCTTGAGACTGCCGTTGGAATTGTCCAACGGGACGTCGATCAGGTGATCGTATTTCGACAGGTTCCATTCCGAAGTCTCGAGCTTGTAGAAGTTCGGAACAGTCATCATCACCTGCGCCCCGGCGACGACGTTGATCGGCCCGGCCGCGTCATGGGGCGAGACGGGGATGTAATAGGCCTCGCAGAGCGCCGAAATCTTCTTCAACTCGGTGATCCCGCCGGTCCAGGTGACGTCCGGCATGATGTAGTCGGCCAGCTTGTTTTCGAGGACAGGGACGAAGTCCCACTTCGTGTGGCCGCGCTCGCCCCACGAGATCGGAGCGCTGATCTTTTCGCGCACCTGCTTGAGCGCGTTGATGCTTTCGGGCGGGCAGGGCTCCTCGAACCAGTCGATATCCCCGGCCTCCTCCAGGGTGCGGCAGAGCCGGATGGCCGTGGGCACGTCGAAGCGGCCATGGGCGTCGATCAGCACCTCGATGTCGGGCCCGGCCGTCTCCCGGATCAGCGCGGTCAGCTCCGCCGCCTCCCGCTCGTCCTTGCGGGTCATGCTGCCGTCCAGGTAGCCTTCGCGCTGCTCGCGCGCCCTGCCGTCGATGTAGGGCCCCTGCTGCGGGAAGGGGTCGAACTTCAGGGCCGTGTGCCCCGACGCGACGATGTCCCGAATCTCGGCGACGACGGCCTCCTTGCTCGTGAACTTGCGCTGGTCCGGATGGGTGTAGAGCGCGATCTCGTCGCGCACCGGCCCGCCCAGGAGCTCGTAGATCGGCTTGCCGAGCGCTTTCCCGCGAATGTCCCACAGCGCGATGTCGATGGCGCTCAGGCATTCCACGGCCGCTCCCCGGCTGCCCATGTAGGTGAAGCTGCGGAAGAGCTTGTGCCAGAGCCGCTCGATCTGCGCGGGATCCTCGCCGACCATCATGGGGCCGATCTGGCGCAGCATCGCCGTGAGGCCGCGGTTGGCAATGTCGGTCGTGGTCGTGATCTCTCCCCAGCCCGTGATGCCCTCGTCCGTGCTGACTTCGACGAACAGAAACTCGCCCCAATAGGAGGCCTTGGACTTGATGAGCCAGGGCGTGATGCCGGTGATCTTCATGACTCTTGCTTTCTATGGGGGTGGGGGAAATCTGGGCGGCGAGACGGCGGCCTACCCGGCCCGGGCGGCCGCCACGGCCCGCATGTGCTCGAGGATATGGAGGCCGGATCCTTCGACGTGACGCGCCACGAGGTCGGCGGCCTTGTCGGCCTCGCCCGCCTTGATGTGGGCGATGAGCTCGCGATGGTCGCTTATGATCTGCGCGCGGCGGGCGAGTGTGAAGCTGAAGCGGCGGCTTACGGCGCGCAGGACCTCGCGGTGCTTCCACCACAGTTCGGCGGCATGCCGGTTGTAGTGCCGCTCGTAGATGAGCGTGTGGAACTTCGTGTCGAGGTCGCTGTGCAGGATCTGGTCGGCGAAGTTGTTTTCCTCGATCTGCGCCTGGATCTTCTCGAGCGCCGCGATGTCGACTTCCGTCGCCATGCCCACGAACCAGCGCGTGAGGGCCGGTTCGATCAGAACGCCGATTTCGTAGATGTCGCGAATGAAGTCTCGGTCGATGGGCCGCACGCGCGCGCCGCGGTTGCGGGTGAAGATCACGAACCCTTCGCCGCGCAGGAGCTGCAGGACCTCGCGGACTGGCGTCGTCGACGTGCCATGACGTTGGGCGAGCTCGGCGACGACGAGGCGCTGGTTGGGCCTCAGCTGCCCTGAGACGATGTCTTCCCGGATCACCTTGTAGAGCAGCGCGGTGGAATCGGTGGAGGCGCCGATCGGGTCGATGCCCCGGGGCGGGGCAGCCTTGTAGTCACTCGCGTCGTCCACCCATCCCTCCCAGAGCCGAAGCGTGCACGGCTTCACACAAACAATATACGATCCTCATCAATTGACATGCAAGTTGGGTTCTGTAAGCTTCGATCGATCGACGCCCAAAAAAGAAAAGCTACAGCTCAGGGTAGAAGAATCAGCGCCGAAGAAATCGGTGCTGGCGAAACGGGAGGAAATGTATGTCGGCACCTGCGCTCGGCCGCGCCCTATGTCGCGGTGTATCCACGGCCACGGCGGTGGCGCTCTTCATGTCGTCGGCTGCCCTAGCGGCGCCTCCGGTCGACATCAGCAAGTGGTCCCCTGAATATGTGCGATCGATCGCCGGGACCCAGGAATTCGATACCGCGGCCGCCTGCAACAAGGTCACGCCGCTCGACTACAAGGGACGCCTGACGTTCTGGTACCAGGGCGTCTTCGAGGGCGACCCTGACCTGCTGCGCCAGTACTACAAGGATTTCTTCGCGGCCTTCCGGAAGACCTATCCCAACATCGAGCTGGTGGAGCAGGCGCTCACCTACAACGATCTTCTGGACAAGTTCCGCACGGCCCTTCTCGGTAACGCCGCCCCCATGCTGGTGCGGCTGCAGATCCTCGGCGGCGTCGAATTCGCGGCCAAGGGCTATCTGCAGGAGCTGAAGCCCGAGGATGTCGGCTATTCCACCGAGGACTTCTGGCCCGGCGCCATGAAGTCGAACATGTGGAAGGGCAAGACCTACGGCATTCCCACCAACAACGAGACCATGGCGTTCATCTGGAACGCCGACATCTTCAAGCGCGCCGGTCTGGATCCGGAAAAGCCGCCGGCGACCTGGGACGATGTGGTCAAGTATTCCAAGCAGATCCACGACAAGCTCGGGATCGCAGGCTATGGGCTCGTCGCCCGCAAGAACGCCGGCAACACGCCCTACCGCTTCCTGCCGCAGCTCTGGGGCTACGGCGGCGGCGTCTTCGACGAGGCCTCGCCGAAGCCGGCCTATTCGGACATCAGGATCAACGACGCCGCGAGCAAGAAGGCCCTGCAGGCGTCCTACGACATGTATGTGCGCGACAAGTCCGTGCCCGTCTCCGCGCTGACCAATCAGCAGGCCGACAACCAGCCCCTGTTCCTCGCCGGACAGCTCGGGATGATGATCTCGCACCCGTCCGACTACGACGTGATGCAGGACCTGAAGAAGAAGGCGACCGGCGCCGACGCGGAGACGGCCCAGACCGTCATCAACAACATGCGCTACGGCCTGATCCCGACCGGTCCGGACGGCAAGCGCGCCGTCGTGTTCGGCGGGTCGAACATGCACATCCTGAAGCCGGAATACGTCGATGGCGGCAAGGTGGACCTGCCGGCCGCCAAGGCGCTGACCTGCTTCTGGACCAGCCCCGAATGGTCGCTGAAGATGGCCTATGCCGGATCGAACCCCGGCAACCTCAACGGCTTCAAGACCAAGTGGATGAAGGAGCGTCTGGAGAAGATCAGGTTCCTCGACGTGACCACGTCGATGCTGCCCTACGGGATCCCCTTCCCGACGATCCCGGAAACGCCGGAGATCATGAACATCGTGGTTCCCGACATGCTCCAGAACGCGCTGACCGGAGCGATGTCGGTCGACAAGGCGGCCGATGACGCGGCCCAGAAGATCAAGAACATCATGAGCGGCGGCAAGCTCTAGTCCGGCCGCTTCTCTGTTCACCGGCGGCGACGGCGCCGCCGGTGCTTCGTCTTCCATCGAAGGGCGCCCCTATGACCACGGCGACGAGCCTGGCTGACGCTCCCGTGTCCAAGCGCACGCATGATTCCAGTCTCGTCCAGCGGATCTGGGCGAGCCGCGCCGACTACCTGTATGTGATGCCGGCGTTCATCGTGATGCTGATCGTCATCGCATACCCCATCTACTATACGATCGACCTGTCCTTCTACAACACGCCGCCCAGCCTCCAGCTGCGCGACAAGAACTTCATCGGTCTCGAAAACTACTCGATCATCCTGAGCAGCGAGGTGTTCTGGCGCGTCACGGCCAACACATTCATCTGGACGATCGCCTCCACGATCGCCGCCTTCGTCCTGGGCCTGGGAACCGCGCTCGCGCTGAACCGCGACTTCATCGGCCGTGGGGTGCTGCGCGCGATCTTCATCATTCCCTGGGTCATCAGCGCCGTCGCCGGGTCGTACATCTGGAAGTGGATCTACCACTCGGACTTCGGTGTCATCGGGGCCGTGCTGATGCAGCTCGGCCTGGTCAACCGGCCGCCCAACTTCATCGACAGCGTCGGCACCGTACTGCCCTCGCTGATCGTCGTGAACGTCTGGCGCGAGTTTCCATTTGCGATGATCATGCTGACCGCCGGCCTGCAGACCGTTCCCGAGCAGTTGCTGCGGGCGGCGAAGGTCGATGGCGCCAATGCCTGGCAGCGCTTCTGGCACGTCACCTTCCCGCATCTGCAGAACGTCTCGACCGTGACGATCCTGCTGCTTGCCGTCGCGAACTTCAATTCATTCATCATCCCCTGGATCATGACCGGCGGCGGCCCGTCCAACGCGTCGCATATCTGGATCACCCACATCTACGAGCTCGCCTTCGGGCGGCAGCGCTGGGGCATCGCCGCGGCCTACTCGGTGCTGCTGTTCCTCATCCTCATGGTGCTCGGCTACTTCTACGTCCGTGCTCTCAGCGGTGGCGAGCGGAAGGAGGGCGGCGCATGACCTCGACGACGGTCCCCGTGCCTCGGCGGACGAAGACGATCGACGGCTGGCGCTGGACGGGGCGCATCTTCCTGGCAGTCATGCTGTTCTTCACAGCGATGCCCATGGTCTGGATGCTCGTGACCTCGATCAAATCCGGCTTCGCGGCCATGCAGATCCCGCCGCAATGGTGGCCGAAGGAGCCGACGCTCGCGAGCTACCAGAAGCTTCTGGATCCGAACAACAGCGTCGGCCAAGACTTCCTGCGCTTCTTCTGGAACAGCCTCTACGTCTCCACGATGACCACTATCCTGGCCGTCATCGTCGCCGTCCCGGCCGCCTATGCGTTCTCGCGCTTCGATTTCCCGGGGCGGAAGCCGCTCTTCTTTGCCGTGCTCCTGCGCAACATGTTCCCAGCCGTCATCTTCCTCGTGCCGCTCTTCATCCTCATGCGGGCGCTCGGCCTCGTGAATACGCACGGCTCCCTGATCCTGACCTACCTGACCTTCGGCCTGCCGCTCGCCATCTGGCTCCTCAAGGGGTTCTACGACAACATCCCCCACCAGCTCGAGCAGGCGGCGCGCATCGACGGCGCGACCCGGTTCCAGGCCTTCTTCCTGATCGTCATGCCCCTGTCCGCGCCGGGCATCATCGCCACAGCCATCTACTCCTTCATCGGCGCCTGGAACGAGTACATCTTCGCCTACACGTTCCTGAACAGGAACGATCAGCTGACCCTGCCGATCGGGGTTCAAAGGTTCTTCTCGGAAAACACCACGGACTTTCCCGGCCTCATGGCGGCGAGCTTCATGATGAGCCTGCCGGTCGTCGTGCTCTTCCTCCTGCTGCAGCGCTATTTCGTCCGTGCCCTCACCGAAGGCGCTGTCAAACACTGAAGGTCCGCTTCATGGCCCATGTGGTTCTTCGTAATCTCGTCAAGACTTACGGCTCCTTCAGGGCGGTGAACGACGTGTCCCTCACCGTGGAGGACGGCGAGTTCGTCGCGCTCGTCGGTCCGTCGGGATGCGGCAAGACGACGACGCTCAACCTGGTGGCCGGCCTCATCCCCATCACCTCCGGCGACATCGTGATCGGCGACCGCGTCGTCAACGACATGGACCCGAAGGACCGTGACATCGCCATGGTCTTCCAGAACTACGCGCTCTATCCGCAGAAGACCGTCTACAAGAATCTCGCGTTCCCCCTGCAGATGCGCAAACTTCCCCGCGAGGAGATCGACCGCAAGGTCCGCGCGGCGGCGAAGGTTCTCGACATGACCAATCTGCTCGAACGCAAGCCGAGGGAGTTGTCAGGCGGGCAGCAGCAGCGGGTCGCGCTCGGCCGGGCGCTTGTGCGCGACCCCGCCGTCTTCCTGATGGACGAGCCGCTCTCCAACCTCGACGCCAAGCTGCGCGTGCAGATGCGCTCGGAAATCAAGCGCTTCCACCAGGACCTCGACGCCACCATCATCTATGTGACGCACGATCAGCTGGAAGCCGTCACGATGGCCGACAAGATGGCGGTCATGAACGGAGGCTTCCTCCAGCAATATGCCGCGCCGGCCGAAGTCTTCGCCCATCCCGTCAACATGTTCGTGGCGAGCTTCATCGGCAGTCCGGCGATGAGCCTCATCCCGCTGGAAGCGTCGACCGTGAACGGCAGCACCGTGCTGACCAGCCCCGAGGGCTGGACGATGACGCTCTCGCCCGCCAATGCCCGCAAGGTCGAGCAGTCGACCAGCAAGAAGATCGTGCTCGGCGCCCGGCATTCCGCCATCAAGCTCACGACGAGCGCGACGCCGGGTGCGATTCCCTCGAAGGCCTATACGGTCGAGCCCACGGGAGACGTGACCTTCGTGCAGGCCCTGCTGTCCGGATCCGTCGTCAACATCAGCGTGCCACCGAGCGTCGCCGTGGCCCCCGACCAGCCGATCTGGCTCGAGTTCGACCAGGAGCGCATGCACCTGTTCGACGGCGCGACCGAGATGGCTTTGAAGGCCTCCTGAGCCGACAGCCAGGTGCGACGTCCGGGGGCAGGCATGGCCGAAAAGCTGAAGATCACCGCCATCATTCCCTATCCGGTCCGGGTCGGGATCCGGAACCAGATGCTGGTAAAGGTCGAGACCGACCAGGGCATCAGCGGCTGGGGCGAGAGCGGGCTCAGCGGCCGCGAAAAGGCCGTCGCCGGCGCGATCGAGCACTACCGCGAATTCCTGATCGGCCAGAATCCCATGCAGATCGGACGGATCTGGCAGGAAGCCTATCGCAGCCAGTATTTCGAAGGCGGACGGGTGCTCCAGGCCGCCATATCGGCCATCGACATCGCCCTGCACGACATCAAGGGCAAGGCGCTCGGCGTGCCGGTCTACGAGCTCCTCGGCGGCAAGCAGCGCGACAGGATCCCGACCTTCGCCTCCACGGGCGACGAGGCGGAGGGTGACGCCGCCATCGAGCGGGCCCGCGAACTGGCCGCCCAGGGCTGGACGGCGATCCGGTTCTTCCCCGCCGGACAGAGCAGCACCGATATCTTCGAGCCGCGGGAATCGATCGCCCCAACGGCCCGGATGCTCAACAAGGCGCGCGAAGCCCTCGGCGACGACCTCGTCCTCGGCATCGACTACCACCATCGCCTCAATGTCGCGGAAGCCGCGAGCTTCTGCGCCAGGCTCGGCCGGGGTGTCCTGGACTTCCTCGAGGAGCCGATCCGCGACGAGACTCCGGAGGCCTACGAGTCCCTGCGGACGCTGACGGACGTGCCCTTCGCCATCGGCGAGGAGTTCGCGAGCAAGTGGCAGTTCCTGCCCTACATCGAACGCGGCATCCATCAGTTCAACCGGCTCGACATCTGCAATGTCGGCGGTCTGACCGAGGCGATGAAGGTCGCGGGCTGGAGCGAGGCCCATTATGTCGACCTGATGCCGCACAATCCGCTCGGTCCAGTCTGCACTGCCGCGACCGTGCACTTCGCCGCCGCCGTACCGAACTTCTCATGGCTCGAAACGCGGGCGCCCGAAGTCAAGCTGGGCTTCGACAACGCCGAATACTTCCCCGTCCAGCCGCGGCTCGACGGCGTCTCCTATCCGGTCGGCGACCTGCCCGGGCTCGGCGTCGAGGTGAACGAAGACGCCATCCGCAAGGAAAGCCTACGCTTCTGGGAAGCCCCGCATCTCAGGCGCCGCGATGGATCCGTCACGAACTGGTAGTCCAACCCGAGGTCCTCATGACGCATACACCTGGCATCGTCCGCCCGCCCAAGGACATCATCGACGCGCTGAAGGACATCGGCGCCGCAACCGTCGCCGGCACGCTCGGGCACATGGGCTACCGCAACCCGCACATGGTGGGCCCGGTCCCGCAGAGCGAGGGAAAGTCCATCGTCGGACCGGCCCTGACCCTTCAGTTCCTGCCCCAGCGGCCCGACCTCTTCAACGAAGGCGAGTATGCCGATCCGGAGACGCAGCTGCACCGGCACGTGCTCTACCACGTCCAGGAAGGCGACGTGGTCGTCGTCGACGCGCGCGGCGACATGAGCTCGGGCGTCTTCGGCGACATGATGTGCACCTACTTCAAGGGACGCGGCGGCGCCGGGATCGTCATCGACGGCTGCATGCGCGACCGGCCGAACGTGAAGAAGCTCGACCTCGCCTGCTGGCTGCGCGGCTGGACTCCCAACTACCATGTCCAGACCACCCTCTTCCCGAATGCCGTCAACGTCCCCATCGCCTGCGGCGGCGTCACGGTCATGCCGGGCGACATCATCGTGGCCGACGACGACGGCGCCGTGGTCCTGCCGGTCTCCATGGCACCGGCGGTGATCGAGGCGGCGCAGAAGCATCACGAATGGGAGGAATATTCGCGCATGATGCTGATGAAGGGCGCCCCCATGCAGCGCTACTACCCGCTGCATCCCGACGCCAATGACGAATACCAGGCCTGGCGCGCGCTGAACCCGAAGACCTGAAACGGCGCGCCCCTCGCGCCCTGCCATCGCCCACGGCGGCATCGCTCGGATGCCGCCGGAGTCTCCGCACATTCCAGCAGGACCAGCGATGAAGATCACCGACATCAAGACGGCCGTGGTGGCCTACCACGGCAAGGCCACGCTCGTTCGGATCGACACCGATGCCGGCGTGACCGGCTTCGGCGAGGCCAATCCGGACGCCGGGGCTGCCGCCATCGTCGGCCTGATCTCCGAACTGAAATCGGAGCTGATCGGCGAGGATCCGCGCAACGTCGAGTATCTCTGGGAGAAGCTTCGGCGGAAGCACGTCTTCTCCGGCGCCCAGTCGGGGATCTTCCTGATCGCGCTGAGCGGCATCGAGATGGCGTTGTGGGACCTGGCCGCCAAGGCGGCCGGCCAGCCCCTTTACCGCATGTTCGGCGGGAAGTTTCGCGACCGCATCCGGCTCTACGCCGATTGCGGCGACGGCGACGGCCCGGCAGGCTCCCCGGAGGGATGCGCAGCCCGCGCCCGGCGCATGGTCGCCGAGGGCTTCACGGCCCTCAAGTTCGACATCGACGACCTCGAACATCCGGCGAAGTTCGATGCCGTCAATCACACGATCAACGGCGCGGAGCTGCGCTCCATGGTGGAGCGCGTGGCCGCCGTCCGCGATGCGGTCGGACCCGACATCGATCTCTGCATCGACCTTCACGCCCGCTACGACGTGCCGAGCGCCTGCCGCATCGCCAGCGAGATGGAGCGCTTCGACCTGCTCTGGCTGGAAGAGCCCATCCCCGCCGAGAACGTCGAGGCGCTGAAGCAGATCCGCATGCGCAGCAAGACGCCGCTCTGCGTCGGCGAGAACCTCTACCTGCGCTGGGGCTTTCGCGAACTCTTCCAGAGCCAGGGCGTCGACGTGGTGATGCCGGACGTCCCCAAATGCGGGGGTCTTTCGGAGAGCCGCAAGATCGCTCACCTCGCCGAAATCTACTACATTCCCTTCGCGCCCCATCTCGTCTCCACCCCGCTGGGCACCATGGCCACCTGCCATGTCTGCGGGACCGTGCCGAACTTTCTCCTTCTCGAATGGCACGCCCTCGAGGAGCGCGACGTGTGGGACAGCTACGTCCACGTTCCCGGCGGCGGACCATCCATCGTCGAGGACGGGCACATCACCCTACCCGATGCCCCGGGCATCGGAGTCGAGTTGAACCTCGACGGTGTGCGCAAGAACGCGGTGCCGGGCTACGGCGTTTTCGAGTAAGGCCCTGTTCATCCGGGCCGCGCCAGCGGAAGGCGCTGCGCTCCGCCGTCCCCCGGCCGAGGCGAGCGGCCCCGGGAGACCTGTGCCCAGGCCGCGGCCTTCGGCGCGGTGTCGATGGGGCGGGTGGCGGTCCACGCCCGCGATTGACGTCGCGGTTCGGACGGGCAATGCTTGCATAAACTTGCATACGGGAGATGGGCGGTGGGTGAGGTCGGACTCGATGCGCTGCCCGACCTGGACCGGCTGGCGCACATCTTCTCGAACGCCGCGGCGCCGGCCTTCTTCCTGGGCGCTGTCGCCGCCTTCGTATCCCTGATGAACTCACGGCTGTCGGCGCTGAGCCAGAGGCTCGAGGCGGTGCGCGCGGAAACGGTCGAGAACAAATGGGCCGCGGAGCGCGCCGACCGGCTCCGCTCGCTGGAGGTGCGCGCCGTCATTCTCGGCAAGGGCATCCTGTTCGCGCTCGCGAGCGGAATTTGCGCGACCCTGCTTCTCGCCGTCCTTTTTGGAGCCCAGTTCCTGGGTCTCCACCATGGCTACGGTGCCGCACTTCTGTTCCTGATCGCGA carries:
- a CDS encoding mandelate racemase/muconate lactonizing enzyme family protein — translated: MAEKLKITAIIPYPVRVGIRNQMLVKVETDQGISGWGESGLSGREKAVAGAIEHYREFLIGQNPMQIGRIWQEAYRSQYFEGGRVLQAAISAIDIALHDIKGKALGVPVYELLGGKQRDRIPTFASTGDEAEGDAAIERARELAAQGWTAIRFFPAGQSSTDIFEPRESIAPTARMLNKAREALGDDLVLGIDYHHRLNVAEAASFCARLGRGVLDFLEEPIRDETPEAYESLRTLTDVPFAIGEEFASKWQFLPYIERGIHQFNRLDICNVGGLTEAMKVAGWSEAHYVDLMPHNPLGPVCTAATVHFAAAVPNFSWLETRAPEVKLGFDNAEYFPVQPRLDGVSYPVGDLPGLGVEVNEDAIRKESLRFWEAPHLRRRDGSVTNW
- a CDS encoding ribonuclease activity regulator RraA, with product MTHTPGIVRPPKDIIDALKDIGAATVAGTLGHMGYRNPHMVGPVPQSEGKSIVGPALTLQFLPQRPDLFNEGEYADPETQLHRHVLYHVQEGDVVVVDARGDMSSGVFGDMMCTYFKGRGGAGIVIDGCMRDRPNVKKLDLACWLRGWTPNYHVQTTLFPNAVNVPIACGGVTVMPGDIIVADDDGAVVLPVSMAPAVIEAAQKHHEWEEYSRMMLMKGAPMQRYYPLHPDANDEYQAWRALNPKT
- a CDS encoding mandelate racemase/muconate lactonizing enzyme family protein translates to MKITDIKTAVVAYHGKATLVRIDTDAGVTGFGEANPDAGAAAIVGLISELKSELIGEDPRNVEYLWEKLRRKHVFSGAQSGIFLIALSGIEMALWDLAAKAAGQPLYRMFGGKFRDRIRLYADCGDGDGPAGSPEGCAARARRMVAEGFTALKFDIDDLEHPAKFDAVNHTINGAELRSMVERVAAVRDAVGPDIDLCIDLHARYDVPSACRIASEMERFDLLWLEEPIPAENVEALKQIRMRSKTPLCVGENLYLRWGFRELFQSQGVDVVMPDVPKCGGLSESRKIAHLAEIYYIPFAPHLVSTPLGTMATCHVCGTVPNFLLLEWHALEERDVWDSYVHVPGGGPSIVEDGHITLPDAPGIGVELNLDGVRKNAVPGYGVFE
- a CDS encoding DUF2721 domain-containing protein; translation: MGEVGLDALPDLDRLAHIFSNAAAPAFFLGAVAAFVSLMNSRLSALSQRLEAVRAETVENKWAAERADRLRSLEVRAVILGKGILFALASGICATLLLAVLFGAQFLGLHHGYGAALLFLIATVLLGAGLYRFGEEAWLAYTEIAAEVAKSRSVMRESPAARGSKPAAMAGPDEPDPL
- a CDS encoding ABC transporter ATP-binding protein, translating into MAHVVLRNLVKTYGSFRAVNDVSLTVEDGEFVALVGPSGCGKTTTLNLVAGLIPITSGDIVIGDRVVNDMDPKDRDIAMVFQNYALYPQKTVYKNLAFPLQMRKLPREEIDRKVRAAAKVLDMTNLLERKPRELSGGQQQRVALGRALVRDPAVFLMDEPLSNLDAKLRVQMRSEIKRFHQDLDATIIYVTHDQLEAVTMADKMAVMNGGFLQQYAAPAEVFAHPVNMFVASFIGSPAMSLIPLEASTVNGSTVLTSPEGWTMTLSPANARKVEQSTSKKIVLGARHSAIKLTTSATPGAIPSKAYTVEPTGDVTFVQALLSGSVVNISVPPSVAVAPDQPIWLEFDQERMHLFDGATEMALKAS